The proteins below are encoded in one region of Lytechinus pictus isolate F3 Inbred chromosome 11, Lp3.0, whole genome shotgun sequence:
- the LOC129272143 gene encoding F-box/LRR-repeat protein 2-like yields MKSESDPLSSSEFEFSSNESFLTEESCCLSPSLDDLPDELLMKILSYIHPLSKTFAQLRGTSKRLYDVLQTSSLYKTSSIDLSGNRPFDFDTLLSTTSRSAKSVTELNLSHSDDVTDYVIFQLAKVCNGLRALDVSYCQLLTNCGLRVLANIVRLFKVDISGCPNITSRGVYLFVKLSGDSLEELSMNFCLGLRNDPHRLPDMSIHGCKLKRLEMVWEKSLVAINPLRSVDLDRLTEHLRTLQYLDISQSRCGDADIEAIVMNCSLLLTLKLRNCSLHDRGLKHIGRWLPILQHLDIADNHDITDRGLEFIACGCDQYLEHVDVSRCFDIHGPGLNILASACHSLHTVIARECFDMTSNTITYISLHCTNVRHLDVSFNLCVTDGTLSSIAHDHRRPDEELEVVTEGCPHVLGHRFRGSVESCDRRRFRFVDWEAKGNDEFVIWETNV; encoded by the exons ATGAAATCAGAAAGCGACCCGCTCTCCTCGTCAGAGTTTGAGTTCTCTTCGAACGAGTCATTCCTCACAGAAGAGTCCTGCTGTTTGTCGCCCTCTCTCGACGATCTCCCGGATGAATTGTTGATGAAGATTTTGAGTTATATCCACCCTCTCAGTAAGACCTTTGCCCAACTGCGAGGAACGTCAAAACGATTGTATGATGTCCTGCAAACGTCAAGTTTGTACAAG ACATCATCGATCGATCTCTCAGGCAACCGCCCCTTCGACTTCGACACCCTCCTGTCGACCACCTCTCGATCAGCCAAATCCGTCACCGAACTCAACCTCTCACACTCCGATGACGTCACCGATTATGTCATATTTCAGTTAGCAAAGGTATGCAATGGGCTGAGGGCACTGGACGTGAGTTACTGTCAGTTGCTTACAAACTGTGGTCTTCGGGTTCTTGCGAACATCGTCAGACTGTTCAAGGTGGACATCAGCGGATGTCCCAACATCACATCTCGTGGGGTCTATCTCTTTGTCAA ATTGAGTGGCGACTCACTTGAAGAACTTAGCATGAACTTCTGCCTGGGTCTGAGGAATGATCCACATAGACTGCCTGACATGTCCATTCATGGGTGCAAACTGAAGCGACTTGAGATGGTCTGGGAGAAGAGTCTAGTTGCGATCAATCCTCTGAGATCTGTCGATCTAGACAG ATTAACAGAGCACCTGCGGACCTTACAGTATCTGGACATCAGCCAAAGCCGATGTGGTGATGCCGACATTGAAGCCATTGTAATGAACTGTTCCTTGCTGCTCACACTCAAGCTTCGTAACTGCTCCCTCCAC GATCGTGGATTAAAACACATTGGTAGATGGTTACCAATTCTTCAACACCTCGACATCGCCGACAACCACGATATCACTGACCGCGGACTGGAGTTTATCGCTTGCGGCTGTGACCAATACCTCGAGCACGTGGACGTGTCACGGTGTTTCGACATCCACGGCCCTGGTCTCAACATCCTGGCGAGTGCCTGCCACTCGCTCCACACCGTGATCGCAAGAGAATGTTTCGACATGACATCGAACACGATCACCTACATCTCACTGCACTGCACGAACGTCCGACATCTCGACGTCTCCTTCAATCTCTGTGTCACCGATGGAACGCTGTCGAGCATCGCGCATGACCACCGCAGGCCTGATGAGGAGCTAGAGGTGGTCACGGAAGGATGTCCCCATGTCCTTGGTCATCGATTTCGAGGCAGTGTCGAATCATGTGATCGACGTCGCTTTCGGTTTGTCGATTGGGAAGCAAAGGGAAATGATGAGTTTGTCATCTGGGAGACTAATGTTTGA
- the LOC129271193 gene encoding low-density lipoprotein receptor-like isoform X2, with the protein MIRFLILVIASVFLLPALVSASLSGRRSPWRGPGQLTCSAEEFECAGTGTSNGDSVCVPARWRCDGDADCPDSSDEVGCESLTCAPNQFSCGPGKNCIPLTWRCDRDVDCQTGADEHNCHALTCSANQFTCDNKKCITTRWVCDGDNDCGDSSDEVNCPSLTCAPDQFECTGANETTCIPGRWKCDGDIDCRDGSDESTTHCSDAAIPCPQGHFQCTSGECVRLSWKCDGEQDCFDGSDEESCPVITPTPCAPDEFQCANGVCIQGDVECNNIEECADGSDESNCNGPVDCNPTTHYRCKNSTCLPWVRVCNGIPECPDNEDEPGQEICGRDECQTNNGGCSHGCVDLAIGHICTCEAGYTLVNDTQCVDINECKTILGVCSQQCYNLPGSYKCDCEENYTLEEVNGRGHCKANSAEHAKLLVANRHDIRVFDVRTSSSDYIRRSLHSAVAVEFDSASNTVFWTDVGLEVVSKTQLVAENGVEPVMVTNKVKTPDGIAVDWINKLLYWTDTGLDNIIVSNFEGTRQTVIISSNLDEPRAIAVDPESGLMFWSDWGLGVIERAGMNGQERTAIVTEGVSWPNGLTVDYTLDMVYWIDAKESSISSVDFMGGNRRVIVSGEGRISHPFSIAVFEDYVYWTDWTKESIERADKFTGSNQTTILSGVSDAMDVIVVHPLRQVPAVAAVPCSQDNGMCSYLCVAAPQVDGPADYSCLCPVDVSLLADGHTCAGHEPHPSVPQPSVPSTTAAPPTPASSTVKSATSHVHPQPETATPTKPSIVQTTTHVTTTTPEVVESSPVINTHLVVAVIIGIILVLLLIVLLIFFVLYRRHSNRKKRTMNFDNPVYRKTTEETFSLDPETKYDHNVGRPGKNGNAYVRINEEMA; encoded by the exons AGTCCCTGACCTGTGCTCCTAATCAGTTCAGCTGTGGTCCTGGTAAGAACTGTATTCCCCTGACGTGGAGGTGTGATCGTGATGTAGATTGCCAGACAGGAGCTGATGAACACAATTGCC ATGCCCTGACCTGTTCAGCAAACCAGTTCACATGCGACAACAAAAAGTGCATCACCACACGCTGGGTATGTGATGGAGACAACGATTGCGGTGACTCGTCTGACGAGGTCAACTGCCCCAGTCTGACATGCGCCCCCGACCAGTTTGAGTGCACAGGCGCTAATGAGACCACCTGTATCCCAGGCCGATGGAAGTGTGATGGGGACATTGATTGCCGTGATGGATCCGACGAGTCAACGACACACTGTTCTGATGCTGCCATACCATGTCCTCAAGGCCACTTCCAGTGTACCAGCGGCGAGTGTGTCCGTCTATCTTGGAAGTGCGATGGAGAGCAGGATTGCTTTGACGGATCAGATGAAGAATCATGTC CTGTTATTACACCCACGCCTTGCGCGCCTGATGAATTCCAATGTGCCAATGGTGTTTGTATTCAAGGAGATGTGGAATGTAATAACATTGAAGAGTGTGCCGATGGTAGTGATGAATCAAATTGTAATG GCCCTGTAGATTGTAATCCAACCACTCACTATAGATGTAAAAATTCTACCTGTCTACCATGGGTACGTGTCTGCAACGGTATCCCAGAATGCCCAGATAATGAGGATGAGCCAGGACAAGAAATTTGTG GGAGAGACGAATGCCAAACAAACAATGGCGGCTGCAGCCATGGATGCGTCGACCTGGCCATTGGTCATATATGCACCTGTGAGGCTGGCTACACTCTTGTCAACGACACACAGTGTGTGGACATCAACGAGTGCAAGACGATACTGGGTGTCTGCAGTCAACAGTGCTACAACCTACCAGGATCTTACAAGTGCGATTGTGAAGAAAACTACACCCTTGAGGAAGTCAATGGCCGTGGACACTGCAAGGCCAACTCAGCAGAACATGCAAAGCTTCTTGTTGCCAACCGACATGACATCCGCGTCTTTGACGTACGTACATCCTCTTCCGATTATATCAGGAGGTCTCTCCACAGTGCCGTGGCTGTCGAATTCGACTCTGCTTCAAACACCGTCTTCTGGACAGATGTCGGACTGGAAGTCGTGTCCAA AACCCAACTTGTAGCAGAGAACGGAGTTGAGCCTGTGATGGTTACTAACAAAGTGAAGACGCCTGATGGCATTGCCGTTGATTGGATCAACAAGCTCCTCTACTGGACAGATACTGGCCTCGACAACATCATTGTGTCCAACTTCGAAGGCACCCGCCAGACCGTTATAATCTCCAGTAACCTTGACGAGCCGCGAGCCATTGCTGTGGATCCCGAGTCAGGCCTGATGTTCTGGAGCGACTGGGGATTAGGCGTCATCGAGCGTGCTGGCATGAACGGACAAGAACGCACCGCCATTGTGACTGAAGGAGTTTCCTGGCCCAACGGCTTGACGGTGGACTACACCCTTGACATGGTCTACTGGATTGACGCCAAGGAAAGCAGTATCAGCTCAGTTGACTTCATGGGTGGAAATAGACGGGTGATTGTTTCTGGAGAAGGTCGAATTTCCCATCCGTTCAGCATAGCAGTCTTTGAAGATTATGTCTACTGGACTGATTGGACCAAGGAAAGCATTGAACGAGCAGACAAGTTCACTGGCTCTAACCAGACCACCATTCTTTCTGGTGTATCCGATGCTATGGATGTCATCGTTGTCCATCCTCTCAGACAGGTTCCCG CTGTAGCTGCAGTACCATGTTCTCAAGACAATGGAATGTGTTCCTACCTTTGCGTGGCCGCTCCTCAAGTTGATGGTCCTGCCGACTACTCCTGCCTCTGCCCTGTTGATGTTTCACTCCTGGCCGATGGTCACACCTGTGCCGGACACGAGCCACACCCAAGTGTCCCCCAACCTTCAGTGCCTTCCACAACCGCTGCACCACCCACCCCTGCCTCTTCCACTGTCAAATCTGCCACCTCGCATGTGCACCCCCAGCCTGAAACTGCCACTCCCACCAAACCATCGATAGTCCAGACAACAACCCATGTGACAACTACAACCCCTGAGGTTGTGGAGTCCAGCCCAGTCATTAACACCCACTTGGTAGTTGCTGTCATCATCGGCATCATTCTTGTTCTGCTTCTCATTGTCCTTCTCATCTTCTTCGTTCTCTACAG gAGACACTCCAACCGCAAGAAGAGGACGATGAACTTTGACAACCCGGTATACAGAAAGACAACCGAGGAAACCTTCTCATTAGACCCTGAGACAAAATACGACCACAATGTAGGGAGACCTGGCAAGAATGGCAATGCATATGTTAGG ATCAATGAAGAAATGgcataa